One genomic window of Candidatus Nitrospira inopinata includes the following:
- the rpsF gene encoding 30S ribosomal protein S6 — translation MRIYESLFIIRPSLSDEETGALIEKMRNVADKAGAQFIKAENLGKKKLAYEVRRERKGTYAYFYFKAPNQTVAELERAYRLEDHIIKFLTVQHEKELPVRRPSEPVAQEPVGV, via the coding sequence ATGAGGATCTACGAGTCCTTGTTCATTATTCGTCCGTCTCTTTCAGACGAAGAGACCGGCGCCCTCATCGAAAAGATGAGAAACGTGGCCGACAAGGCCGGCGCCCAGTTCATCAAGGCCGAGAATCTGGGAAAGAAAAAGCTGGCGTATGAAGTGCGCCGCGAGCGAAAAGGCACCTACGCCTATTTTTATTTCAAGGCGCCGAATCAGACGGTGGCGGAGTTGGAGCGGGCCTATCGACTGGAGGACCATATCATCAAATTTCTCACCGTCCAGCACGAGAAGGAATTGCCGGTGCGACGGCCGTCGGAGCCGGTGGCTCAAGAGCCCGTGGGGGTCTGA
- a CDS encoding ribose-phosphate diphosphokinase: MNRELKIFSGNANLALAQEICAYLGQKLGEATVSSFSDGEIRVKIEENVRGADVFVVQSCCHPVNDSLMELLIIIDALKRSSANRITAVIPYFGYARQDRKDQPRVPITAKLVADLITTAGADRVLTMDLHAGQIQGFFNVPVDHLYAMPVLLEYIQKRKIDDLVLVSPDAGGVERARAFAKRVQATLAIIDKRREGPNQAQVMNIIGDVRGKSVLLLDDMIDTAGTIVQGAQACADQGAREVWTACTHAVLSGPALERLRDSCIAQVVTTNTIPLQGKERVCPKLHQLSVAPLLGEAIRRIHEDESVSSLFA; this comes from the coding sequence ATGAACAGAGAGTTGAAAATTTTCTCCGGCAACGCCAATCTCGCGCTCGCCCAGGAAATTTGCGCGTATCTGGGGCAGAAGCTCGGAGAGGCGACGGTCTCCTCGTTCAGCGACGGAGAGATTCGGGTCAAAATCGAAGAAAACGTGCGCGGCGCGGACGTGTTCGTCGTGCAGTCCTGTTGTCATCCGGTCAACGATTCGTTGATGGAGCTGTTGATCATCATCGACGCGCTCAAACGGTCGTCGGCCAATCGCATCACCGCCGTCATCCCGTATTTCGGTTACGCCCGCCAGGATCGTAAAGACCAGCCGCGCGTGCCGATCACCGCCAAGTTGGTCGCCGATCTGATCACCACGGCGGGCGCGGACCGCGTGCTGACGATGGATCTGCACGCCGGACAGATTCAAGGCTTCTTCAACGTGCCGGTGGATCATCTCTACGCCATGCCGGTGTTGTTGGAATACATTCAAAAGCGGAAGATCGACGATTTGGTGCTGGTCTCTCCCGACGCCGGTGGAGTGGAGCGGGCGAGGGCCTTCGCCAAGCGGGTGCAGGCGACGCTCGCGATCATCGACAAACGAAGGGAAGGGCCGAATCAAGCCCAGGTGATGAACATCATCGGCGACGTGAGGGGCAAAAGCGTCCTTTTGCTTGACGACATGATCGACACGGCCGGCACGATCGTGCAGGGGGCGCAGGCCTGCGCCGATCAAGGCGCGAGAGAGGTCTGGACGGCTTGCACGCACGCCGTGTTGTCCGGGCCCGCCTTGGAACGATTGCGGGATTCTTGCATCGCTCAGGTCGTGACGACCAACACCATTCCGTTGCAGGGAAAGGAACGGGTGTGCCCCAAACTTCATCAATTGTCGGTTGCGCCTCTCCTGGGAGAAGCCATCCGACGCATCCATGAGGACGAATCGGTCAGTTCACTCTTTGCGTAG
- a CDS encoding type II secretion system F family protein: protein MATFAYVGRTKSGAVRKGELVAKTRDEAVEILRKQSVVVTSLQEKAAKAAFSFSIGGGISEKDLVVFTRQFGTMINAGLPLVQCLDILATQSENAVLKKAVGEIKNDVESGSTFSDALRKHPKIFDDLYVNMVHAGEVGGLLDTIMSRLSKHIEKAMKLKGQIKSAMVYPSAIIGIAAIVITVLMIWVIPVFEKMFKEMSGGTMALPGPTQLVIDMSNFVQASWYVIVAAIIGIVVAVKKYYATAQGRLVIDKSLLKLPIFGSLILKASVAKFTRTLGTLLSSGVPLLEALTICAKTAGNKVVEGALLEAKVSISGGKTIADPLAKSATFPKMVTHMIAVGESTGALDNMLGKIADFYEDEVDEAVANLTALLEPMMMVFLGVTVGFIVVAMYLPIFTMASAIG from the coding sequence ATGGCCACTTTTGCATACGTCGGACGAACGAAATCCGGAGCGGTCAGGAAGGGAGAGCTTGTCGCGAAGACACGCGACGAAGCGGTTGAAATTCTCCGCAAGCAAAGCGTCGTCGTCACGAGCCTTCAGGAGAAAGCGGCCAAGGCGGCGTTTTCGTTCAGTATCGGAGGCGGGATCAGCGAGAAGGACCTGGTGGTCTTCACGCGCCAGTTCGGCACGATGATCAACGCCGGACTTCCCTTGGTTCAGTGCCTGGACATCCTGGCGACCCAATCGGAGAACGCCGTGTTGAAAAAAGCCGTTGGTGAAATCAAAAACGACGTCGAATCCGGCTCGACCTTCTCGGACGCGCTCCGCAAACACCCCAAGATTTTCGACGATTTGTACGTGAACATGGTGCATGCCGGCGAAGTGGGCGGTTTGTTGGACACGATCATGAGCCGCCTGTCCAAGCACATTGAAAAGGCCATGAAATTGAAGGGACAAATCAAGAGCGCGATGGTCTACCCGTCGGCGATCATCGGCATCGCCGCCATCGTCATCACCGTCCTCATGATTTGGGTGATCCCCGTTTTTGAGAAAATGTTCAAGGAAATGTCCGGCGGGACCATGGCGCTGCCCGGGCCGACGCAGCTCGTAATCGACATGAGCAATTTCGTGCAGGCCAGTTGGTACGTGATCGTGGCCGCGATCATCGGCATCGTCGTCGCGGTCAAAAAGTACTATGCGACCGCTCAAGGACGGTTGGTGATCGATAAGTCGTTGCTGAAATTGCCGATCTTCGGCAGTCTCATCCTCAAGGCGTCTGTGGCCAAGTTCACGCGAACTCTGGGGACGTTGCTGTCCAGCGGGGTGCCCTTGCTGGAGGCGCTCACGATTTGTGCGAAGACGGCGGGGAACAAGGTCGTCGAAGGCGCGCTTTTGGAGGCAAAAGTCAGCATCAGCGGCGGAAAGACGATCGCCGATCCGCTTGCCAAGAGCGCAACGTTTCCCAAAATGGTGACGCACATGATCGCGGTCGGCGAATCGACGGGGGCCCTGGATAACATGCTGGGGAAAATCGCCGATTTTTACGAGGACGAAGTGGACGAAGCCGTGGCCAATCTGACGGCGCTGTTGGAGCCGATGATGATGGTGTTTCTGGGAGTCACGGTGGGGTTCATCGTGGTCGCCATGTATTTGCCCATCTTTACGATGGCGTCCGCCATCGGATAG
- the pth gene encoding aminoacyl-tRNA hydrolase yields MRLLVGLGNPGPAYARTRHNVGMWVIERAAARWAISLKPRQAARIGTGRLGSEPVTLAGLLDWMNVTGPPLKGLLRELNLTPDDLILIHDDLDLEPGRLRVKSDGGHGGHNGVRSVIEALGTSRFVRIKIGIGRPAPGQNPADYVLESVTADERDALESCVERAVDALECVIHRGAAAAMNRFNVREGKERGES; encoded by the coding sequence TTGCGCCTCCTCGTCGGATTGGGCAATCCCGGACCAGCTTACGCCAGGACCCGTCACAATGTCGGCATGTGGGTGATCGAGCGGGCCGCCGCTCGATGGGCGATCTCTCTCAAACCACGACAGGCCGCTCGAATCGGAACCGGACGGCTCGGATCGGAGCCGGTCACGTTGGCCGGCTTGCTCGATTGGATGAATGTCACAGGGCCTCCCCTGAAAGGCCTCCTGCGAGAGCTGAACCTGACGCCCGACGATCTCATTCTCATCCACGACGATCTCGACCTGGAGCCCGGGCGACTCCGCGTCAAATCCGACGGGGGGCACGGCGGGCACAACGGGGTGCGATCCGTGATCGAGGCGCTCGGGACGTCTCGGTTCGTGCGGATCAAAATCGGGATCGGCCGCCCGGCGCCGGGTCAAAACCCCGCCGACTATGTGTTGGAGTCCGTCACGGCCGATGAAAGGGACGCGCTGGAATCTTGCGTCGAGCGGGCGGTGGACGCCTTGGAGTGTGTGATCCACAGAGGCGCGGCGGCGGCGATGAACCGGTTCAACGTGCGGGAAGGAAAGGAACGCGGCGAGTCGTGA
- the ychF gene encoding redox-regulated ATPase YchF codes for MGLCCGMIGLPNVGKTTVFNALTGGGALAANYPFATVDPNTGIALVPDPRLNVLTAIFKSKKTTYSTLEVRDIAGLVEGASKGEGLGNQFLGHIREVDALLHIVRCFQGTEVVHVSGTVDPLRDIGVIETELMLADLETLERRKQKTEKKVRAGDKKAAFELEFLGRLMDQLNKGEWLGNVTYTPDERLILNECQLLAAKPVLFVANVSEGQQADDAMAQAVREFAAKRDAGVVVLCGQLEAEVASLPEAERAAFLKELGMAESGLARLAREAYGLLNLVTFFTAGETESRAWPIPRGTKAPQAAGKIHSDMERGFIRAEVYHYDDLIACGSEAKVKEKGLFRLEGKDYVIQEGDIVYFRFNV; via the coding sequence ATGGGACTTTGTTGCGGCATGATCGGGCTGCCGAACGTCGGCAAGACGACGGTCTTCAATGCGCTGACCGGCGGCGGCGCGTTGGCGGCCAATTACCCGTTCGCGACCGTCGATCCGAATACCGGCATCGCGTTGGTGCCCGATCCGCGATTGAACGTTCTCACCGCCATCTTCAAGTCAAAAAAAACCACCTACAGCACGCTGGAAGTGCGGGACATCGCCGGATTGGTCGAAGGGGCGAGCAAGGGCGAAGGGCTCGGCAATCAGTTTTTAGGCCATATTCGCGAGGTGGACGCGCTGCTGCACATCGTGCGCTGTTTTCAGGGGACCGAGGTGGTTCACGTGAGCGGAACCGTCGATCCCCTTCGCGACATCGGGGTCATCGAAACCGAATTGATGTTGGCCGACCTGGAGACGCTCGAGCGGCGCAAACAAAAAACGGAAAAGAAGGTCCGGGCCGGCGACAAGAAGGCGGCGTTCGAACTGGAGTTTCTCGGGCGGTTGATGGACCAACTCAACAAAGGGGAGTGGCTCGGCAATGTAACCTACACGCCGGATGAGCGGCTGATTCTCAATGAGTGTCAGCTCCTTGCCGCCAAGCCGGTGTTGTTCGTGGCCAACGTCTCCGAAGGTCAACAAGCCGACGATGCGATGGCGCAGGCCGTGCGCGAGTTCGCCGCGAAACGCGACGCCGGAGTCGTGGTCCTCTGCGGCCAGCTTGAGGCGGAGGTGGCATCGTTGCCGGAAGCCGAACGGGCGGCCTTTCTCAAAGAACTGGGAATGGCCGAATCAGGCCTCGCCCGGCTCGCGCGCGAAGCCTACGGACTGCTCAACCTCGTCACCTTCTTCACCGCCGGAGAAACCGAATCGCGGGCCTGGCCCATTCCGCGCGGCACCAAGGCCCCGCAGGCGGCGGGCAAAATCCATTCGGACATGGAACGGGGGTTCATCCGCGCCGAGGTCTATCACTATGATGACCTGATTGCCTGCGGCTCCGAAGCCAAGGTGAAAGAAAAGGGCCTCTTCCGCCTCGAAGGGAAGGACTACGTGATCCAGGAAGGCGATATCGTCTATTTCCGGTTCAATGTCTGA
- the ispE gene encoding 4-(cytidine 5'-diphospho)-2-C-methyl-D-erythritol kinase, with protein sequence MTKPLPASSPPSSYAVTVSAPAKVNLILRVLDRRADGFHNLWSVMQTVGLEDEVSLRIDEHHNGIRLHCDDPSLAADRTNLVHRAAEAVLLRCRRRVGVEIMLTKRIPMGAGLGGGSSDAAATIVGLNRLLDLQWSAADMAQVGQTLGSDVPFFFFAPTAVVTGRGEEVRSVQLAGERGVVLVYPGFSVETKWAYQTLASRRTHVRPLSDAHASLGRERRLSWEQVLEKAENDFEAPVFETYPALQVIKHTLLKLGAEAALLSGSGATVFGVFPDERKARQAASDYPADARDKVFAAVTGRGEGHRFPSTSGAGVS encoded by the coding sequence GTGACTAAGCCTCTCCCCGCATCAAGCCCGCCTTCTTCTTATGCCGTGACCGTTTCGGCTCCGGCCAAAGTGAACCTGATCCTTCGCGTACTCGACCGCCGCGCCGACGGATTTCACAACCTCTGGTCGGTGATGCAGACCGTCGGGTTGGAGGACGAGGTTTCTCTCCGGATCGATGAACATCACAACGGGATTCGACTGCACTGCGACGATCCTTCCTTGGCCGCCGATCGAACCAATCTGGTCCACCGAGCCGCAGAAGCGGTGTTGCTTCGCTGCCGCCGGAGAGTCGGAGTCGAGATCATGCTGACCAAGCGAATTCCGATGGGAGCGGGGTTGGGCGGAGGCAGCAGCGACGCGGCCGCCACGATCGTCGGCTTGAATCGATTGCTGGATTTGCAATGGTCGGCGGCCGACATGGCCCAGGTCGGCCAAACGTTGGGAAGCGACGTGCCGTTCTTTTTTTTCGCTCCCACCGCCGTCGTGACGGGGAGAGGGGAAGAGGTTCGCTCCGTTCAGCTTGCGGGGGAGCGAGGAGTCGTGCTCGTCTATCCCGGTTTCTCGGTTGAAACCAAGTGGGCTTATCAAACACTGGCTTCCCGCCGCACCCACGTCCGGCCGCTCTCCGACGCCCATGCGTCACTCGGGCGGGAACGGCGACTTTCATGGGAACAGGTCCTTGAGAAAGCCGAGAACGACTTTGAGGCGCCGGTGTTTGAAACCTACCCCGCTCTCCAAGTTATCAAACACACGCTTCTGAAACTGGGCGCCGAAGCCGCCCTGCTGTCCGGCAGCGGCGCCACGGTCTTCGGCGTGTTTCCTGATGAGCGCAAGGCCAGGCAAGCCGCGAGCGACTATCCGGCCGACGCCAGGGACAAGGTCTTTGCCGCGGTCACGGGGCGTGGTGAGGGACACCGCTTTCCGTCAACGTCCGGCGCAGGAGTCAGTTGA
- a CDS encoding two-component system sensor histidine kinase NtrB: MRDIRTRIYWLMGLRLVLVTLLLGLSLTFHVTRGEQAQTFYALIVFTYAATIIYVIAMRKLASPEAMGRLAWVQIAVDLLLETILIARTGGVESPFAVLYVISVAVASLVPRRHAGLFTAGLCIILFGMLTNVQLYGLTESWGWLPQARLSAAESLQTFGVHGLAFLVVGFLSGALADQLQQADRSLREKERGLSRLRAFHESIVQSISSGVFTTDERGCITSFNPAAQEATGYTFDQVHGKPWTDVFNWRPPQREDHDSPVLDAHRRLEVECKRADGNRLVLGMTIAPLQEQGEQTGLVGVFKDLTQIRDLEDEMKRKEWLATLGEMSAGMAHEIRNPLGALAGAMQMLRNDAPADETSRRLMDIAIREATRLDAIITEFLQYARPPALNLKEADLNKVLAETIDLVQHEARGRTNVSIETSFSDEALTAQIDQDQMKQVFWNLAVNAFDAMPHGGRLAIATGRRKVDVGGRKADVVEISFQDSGGGIPKKNLDKIFLPFFTTKSHGSGLGLAAVHRIVDLHGGWIKVESRENEGARFVVCLPHPAGAGVRLWHEGREPWKRS; this comes from the coding sequence ATGAGAGACATCAGGACGAGAATTTACTGGCTGATGGGGCTGCGCCTGGTGTTGGTGACCCTCCTGTTGGGACTCTCTCTGACCTTTCATGTCACGAGGGGAGAGCAGGCTCAGACCTTTTACGCGCTGATCGTCTTTACCTACGCGGCGACCATCATCTACGTGATCGCGATGCGGAAGCTCGCGAGCCCCGAAGCGATGGGCCGGTTGGCGTGGGTCCAAATCGCCGTCGATCTGCTGCTGGAAACGATCTTGATCGCGAGAACGGGAGGAGTCGAAAGCCCCTTTGCGGTGCTGTACGTCATCAGCGTAGCGGTGGCCAGCCTCGTTCCGCGGCGGCACGCCGGGCTGTTCACCGCCGGTCTCTGCATCATCCTCTTCGGCATGTTGACGAACGTTCAACTCTATGGACTCACCGAATCTTGGGGCTGGTTGCCGCAGGCTCGTCTGAGCGCGGCCGAATCTCTCCAGACCTTCGGCGTTCACGGGCTCGCGTTTCTGGTCGTCGGGTTTCTGAGCGGAGCGTTGGCGGATCAACTTCAGCAGGCCGATCGGTCGCTGCGCGAGAAAGAGCGGGGGCTGAGCCGGTTGCGGGCGTTCCACGAGTCCATCGTCCAAAGCATCAGCAGCGGCGTGTTCACGACCGACGAACGCGGTTGCATTACGTCGTTCAATCCCGCGGCCCAAGAGGCGACCGGCTACACGTTTGACCAAGTGCATGGGAAACCCTGGACCGATGTGTTCAATTGGCGTCCTCCTCAACGGGAGGATCATGATTCCCCCGTGCTCGACGCCCATCGACGATTGGAAGTGGAATGTAAACGGGCGGACGGCAATCGGCTGGTCCTGGGGATGACGATCGCGCCGCTCCAGGAACAAGGAGAACAAACGGGCTTGGTCGGCGTCTTCAAGGATCTGACGCAAATTCGCGACCTGGAAGATGAAATGAAGCGAAAAGAGTGGCTGGCGACCCTCGGCGAGATGTCGGCGGGCATGGCGCACGAGATCAGGAACCCCCTTGGCGCGCTCGCCGGCGCCATGCAAATGCTGCGAAACGACGCTCCCGCCGATGAAACCAGCCGGCGTTTGATGGACATCGCCATTCGCGAGGCCACCAGACTGGATGCCATCATCACGGAATTTCTCCAATACGCGAGACCGCCCGCGCTGAATTTGAAAGAGGCGGATTTGAACAAAGTTCTTGCCGAGACGATCGACCTGGTCCAACATGAGGCGCGTGGGAGAACGAACGTCAGCATCGAGACCTCCTTCAGCGACGAAGCCCTGACGGCGCAAATCGATCAAGATCAAATGAAACAGGTGTTCTGGAATCTCGCCGTCAACGCGTTTGACGCCATGCCGCACGGCGGACGACTCGCGATCGCCACCGGGCGCCGGAAAGTGGACGTCGGCGGTCGAAAGGCGGACGTCGTGGAAATCTCTTTTCAAGACTCCGGAGGGGGGATTCCGAAAAAGAACCTGGACAAGATTTTTCTGCCGTTCTTTACGACCAAAAGCCATGGATCTGGATTGGGGTTGGCGGCCGTGCATCGCATTGTCGATTTGCACGGGGGATGGATCAAGGTGGAAAGCCGAGAAAACGAGGGAGCCCGTTTTGTCGTTTGTTTGCCGCATCCGGCCGGCGCCGGGGTGCGATTGTGGCACGAGGGGCGGGAGCCGTGGAAAAGATCCTAG
- a CDS encoding sigma-54-dependent transcriptional regulator → MEKILVVDDEESLRDVLSIMLKRTGYTVTSVADGEQAVEILNKEMFDLVITDLRMPKIDGMEVLKAAKSAAPETVVLVITAFATAESAVEAMKQGAYDYLTKPFQIDEVQLIIRNALEKRRLTTENMLLKREIAGRFSFSQLVGQSEAMQKVFDVVRKVADSRSNVLICGESGTGKELVARAIHYNSARSAMPFVAVNCSAVPETLLESELFGHMKGSFTGAVSNKAGLFEVANGGTIFLDEIGDTPPSIQVKLLRVIQEREFRRVGGHQDVKVDVRIVAATNKDLEKAVADGSFRQDLYYRLDVIPIRLPPLRMRTGDIPLLVDHFLERFSKESGKSVPTLSPDAMRVLLEHEWRGNVRELENLIERVVAFSKGETVTDAEVRGWLHRPVAPEPQQLVPLELTDEGVDLEGLVNRIERDLLLKALERSKWVKKKAARLLRLNTRSFRYRLEKYAIKGGRD, encoded by the coding sequence GTGGAAAAGATCCTAGTCGTCGACGACGAAGAAAGCTTGCGGGACGTGCTGAGCATCATGCTCAAACGGACCGGTTACACCGTCACCAGCGTGGCCGACGGCGAGCAGGCCGTGGAGATCTTGAACAAGGAAATGTTCGATCTGGTGATCACCGATCTGCGGATGCCCAAGATCGACGGTATGGAGGTGTTGAAAGCCGCCAAGTCGGCGGCTCCGGAGACGGTCGTGTTGGTGATTACGGCATTCGCGACGGCCGAATCCGCCGTCGAAGCCATGAAGCAGGGCGCTTACGATTACCTGACCAAGCCGTTCCAGATCGACGAGGTGCAACTGATCATCCGCAACGCGTTGGAGAAGCGGCGGTTGACGACCGAGAACATGTTGCTCAAGCGCGAAATCGCGGGCCGGTTTTCCTTTTCCCAACTGGTGGGGCAAAGCGAGGCGATGCAAAAAGTCTTCGACGTCGTTCGCAAGGTGGCCGATTCAAGGAGCAACGTCTTGATCTGCGGCGAGAGCGGAACCGGAAAAGAGTTGGTCGCACGGGCGATTCACTACAACAGCGCCAGGAGCGCCATGCCGTTCGTGGCCGTCAACTGCAGCGCCGTGCCGGAGACGTTATTGGAGAGTGAATTGTTCGGTCATATGAAGGGTTCGTTCACCGGCGCCGTCTCCAACAAAGCCGGGCTGTTCGAAGTGGCCAACGGCGGGACGATTTTTCTCGACGAGATCGGCGATACGCCTCCGTCGATTCAAGTGAAACTGCTGCGGGTCATTCAAGAGCGCGAGTTCAGGCGAGTAGGGGGGCATCAGGACGTCAAAGTCGACGTCCGGATCGTCGCCGCGACGAACAAGGATCTGGAAAAGGCGGTTGCCGACGGTTCGTTTCGGCAGGATCTCTATTATCGGTTGGACGTCATCCCGATCCGGCTCCCGCCGCTGCGGATGCGGACCGGCGACATTCCCCTGTTGGTCGACCATTTTCTTGAGCGGTTCTCCAAGGAAAGCGGAAAGTCGGTTCCAACGCTGAGCCCGGACGCCATGCGCGTGCTGTTGGAACATGAATGGAGGGGCAACGTCCGCGAGCTGGAGAATCTGATCGAGCGGGTGGTCGCCTTTTCGAAGGGGGAGACGGTGACCGACGCGGAGGTGCGGGGGTGGCTCCATCGGCCCGTCGCGCCGGAGCCGCAGCAGCTTGTTCCCCTTGAATTGACGGATGAGGGGGTGGATCTCGAAGGGCTCGTCAACCGCATCGAAAGAGATTTGCTGTTGAAAGCGCTCGAGCGATCGAAATGGGTCAAGAAAAAGGCGGCCCGGCTCCTTCGCCTCAACACCAGATCGTTCCGCTATCGATTGGAGAAGTATGCTATAAAAGGAGGCCGTGACTAA
- a CDS encoding CDP-alcohol phosphatidyltransferase family protein, with amino-acid sequence MNIPNSLTILRILLIPVYIGCMTYGEYGLALVALLLAGLTDAVDGLIARKWNQQTRLGMFLDPLADKLLLTSGFLSLAWLHLIPSWLVILVVSRDVILLLGTAVAHLTATRLDVTPTMWGKGTTALQLSYLFLAVLLTWLGKSLSILTPLMAVMVAFTVISGFQYLQRGYRNSNLPSLPR; translated from the coding sequence ATGAACATTCCCAACAGTCTGACGATTCTCCGCATTCTGCTGATTCCCGTTTACATCGGCTGCATGACATACGGCGAATACGGGCTTGCTCTTGTGGCGCTCCTGCTCGCCGGCCTCACGGACGCCGTCGACGGCTTGATCGCCCGCAAGTGGAATCAGCAAACCAGGCTCGGGATGTTTCTGGACCCCCTCGCCGACAAGTTGCTCCTGACGTCGGGATTTCTCTCTCTCGCCTGGTTGCATCTCATTCCGTCGTGGTTGGTGATTTTGGTCGTGAGTCGCGACGTGATTCTTCTCCTCGGCACGGCTGTGGCTCATTTGACGGCAACCCGGCTCGACGTCACGCCGACGATGTGGGGGAAGGGAACGACGGCGTTGCAACTGAGCTATCTTTTTCTGGCCGTTCTTCTGACGTGGCTCGGCAAGAGCCTGTCCATTCTCACCCCGCTCATGGCGGTCATGGTCGCGTTTACTGTGATTTCGGGCTTTCAATACCTGCAGCGGGGCTATCGCAACAGCAACCTGCCCAGCTTGCCCAGATGA
- a CDS encoding 50S ribosomal protein L25, giving the protein MKFELAATVREQAGKGVARAMRRAGKIPAVLYGQGECMLLSVSPTSLMKILKSHAGSSALIALTIEGAKSNPNRTALLRDYQLDPVSGTVLHADLFEVSMSKPIRVKVPIQVVGGTPVGVKEGGVLHHNLRELYIECLPSALPDHIEVDASALTIGSGIHVKELTVSEGIRLLDDAEQMVVSVAAPLSDAKLEALLTSGAAAGAEPEVIAKGKEAAGEGAGAEAAKAGAAAGEGKAAEKKEAAPKAEKKEAEKKK; this is encoded by the coding sequence ATGAAGTTCGAGCTGGCAGCGACGGTGAGAGAGCAGGCGGGAAAAGGCGTGGCCAGGGCCATGCGCCGAGCGGGCAAAATTCCGGCGGTGTTGTATGGGCAAGGCGAGTGCATGTTGTTGTCCGTGAGTCCGACCTCGTTGATGAAAATTTTGAAGTCTCATGCCGGCAGTTCGGCGTTGATCGCGTTGACCATCGAAGGGGCGAAGTCCAATCCCAACCGGACGGCGCTGCTGCGTGATTATCAGCTTGACCCGGTGAGCGGAACCGTGCTGCACGCCGACCTTTTTGAAGTGTCGATGAGCAAGCCGATTCGGGTCAAGGTCCCGATTCAAGTCGTCGGCGGCACCCCCGTCGGCGTCAAGGAAGGGGGCGTGTTGCATCATAATCTGCGCGAATTGTACATCGAATGCCTGCCGTCGGCCTTGCCGGATCACATTGAAGTCGATGCATCCGCGTTGACCATTGGAAGCGGCATCCATGTCAAAGAGCTCACGGTGAGCGAGGGCATTCGACTGTTAGACGATGCCGAGCAAATGGTGGTGAGCGTGGCGGCGCCCCTCTCCGATGCCAAGCTCGAAGCCCTTCTGACCAGCGGAGCCGCGGCGGGAGCGGAGCCCGAGGTCATCGCCAAGGGCAAGGAGGCGGCGGGTGAAGGCGCCGGCGCCGAAGCGGCCAAGGCCGGGGCAGCCGCCGGAGAAGGAAAGGCCGCAGAAAAGAAGGAAGCGGCGCCCAAGGCGGAAAAGAAAGAGGCTGAAAAGAAGAAGTAA